In Endozoicomonas sp. GU-1, one DNA window encodes the following:
- the glnL gene encoding nitrogen regulation protein NR(II): MQNIILDNLNTVVMVLDREFRVITLNPAAETLLDTSLKRILNQPVTTVIPDENFKADLDRSLSQYQKFTRRETDFPINGEMINVDYSISPITCGEARLLLEINPRDRVQKITREESLIAKQETSRILVRGLAHEVKNPLGGIRGAAQLLARELDDQGLKEFTGIIIQEADRLRDLVDQMLGPLQPPKMEDLNIHEVLERVMQLINAETGGELRLKRDYDPSIPDIPGDFERMIQAILNLVRNAMQAIDQAMPRSEGLITLRTRIARQFTIGTQRRRLVCHLSIIDNGPGIPPDLIDNIFYPMISGRADGTGLGLPMAQSIISLHQGLIECESKPGETIFNVFLPITREPLSLDMTQE; encoded by the coding sequence TAACCTGAATACCGTGGTGATGGTGCTCGACCGGGAGTTCCGGGTGATTACCCTGAATCCGGCGGCAGAAACCCTGCTGGATACCAGTTTGAAAAGGATCCTGAACCAGCCGGTAACCACGGTGATTCCTGACGAAAACTTCAAGGCTGATCTGGATCGCAGTCTGTCTCAATATCAGAAGTTTACCCGTCGGGAAACCGACTTCCCCATCAATGGGGAGATGATCAATGTGGATTACAGCATTTCACCCATCACCTGCGGGGAAGCAAGGCTGCTTCTGGAAATTAATCCCCGTGACCGGGTTCAGAAAATTACCCGGGAAGAGTCACTGATCGCCAAGCAGGAAACCTCCAGAATTCTGGTTCGGGGGCTGGCCCATGAAGTAAAAAATCCACTGGGTGGCATTCGTGGCGCAGCTCAGCTTCTGGCCAGGGAACTGGATGACCAGGGGCTGAAAGAATTTACCGGGATTATTATCCAGGAAGCGGATCGGCTCCGTGACCTGGTCGACCAGATGCTGGGGCCGCTTCAGCCACCAAAGATGGAAGACCTGAACATTCATGAAGTACTGGAAAGGGTGATGCAGTTAATCAATGCCGAAACAGGTGGAGAACTCAGGCTCAAACGAGACTACGACCCAAGTATTCCCGATATACCGGGTGACTTTGAACGAATGATACAGGCCATTCTGAACCTGGTGCGCAATGCCATGCAGGCCATTGATCAGGCCATGCCGCGATCTGAAGGCCTGATCACCCTGAGAACCCGTATTGCCAGACAATTTACCATCGGCACCCAGCGACGGCGGCTGGTTTGTCACTTGTCCATTATTGATAACGGGCCGGGAATTCCACCTGATCTGATCGACAATATTTTCTACCCCATGATCAGCGGCCGTGCCGATGGAACGGGCCTGGGGTTACCCATGGCACAGTCCATCATCAGCCTGCATCAGGGATTGATTGAGTGTGAGAGTAAGCCGGGTGAAACCATTTTTAACGTGTTCTTACCCATCACCAGAGAACCGCTTTCGCTGGATATGACACAGGAGTGA
- the glnG gene encoding nitrogen regulation protein NR(I), which produces MSLSSKVWIVDDDQAIRWVLERALNSAGIETQSFDAPEKVLAALEHSEPEALISDVRMPGMNGLQLMKAVHERKPDIPVIIMTAHSDLDSAVSSYQSGAFEYLPKPFDIDEAVALVKRGQEHRQQQLAEAEVPEASLQQEESTEIIGEAPAMQEVFRAIGRLSHSNITVLINGESGTGKELVARALHRHSPRADRSFIALNMAAIPRDLIESELFGHEKGAFTGAGGMRRGRFEQAGGGTLFLDEIGDMPADTQTRLLRVLADGEFYRVGGHTPVKADVRIIAATHQNLEKLVAEGKFREDLFHRLNVIRVHLPKLKDRREDIPRLARFFLDKAGKELEVEAKILHPETAGYISTLDWPGNVRQLENTCRWLTVMASGREVLLSDLPPELMNKGDSDLGSVTGYGSWQQLFRQWCDRELAAGQVGILDQAVPAFETIVIESALAHTGGRKKDAAELLGWGRNTLTRKIKELNLEPSGPLEEPSTPVEEELVG; this is translated from the coding sequence ATGAGTTTGAGTTCCAAAGTCTGGATCGTGGATGACGACCAGGCCATACGCTGGGTTCTGGAGCGTGCCCTGAATTCAGCCGGTATCGAAACACAATCCTTTGATGCGCCAGAAAAAGTGCTGGCAGCGCTGGAACACAGTGAACCGGAGGCCCTGATCAGTGATGTCCGGATGCCGGGCATGAATGGTTTGCAACTGATGAAGGCGGTTCATGAACGGAAGCCGGATATTCCCGTTATTATCATGACGGCGCACTCGGATCTGGACAGCGCCGTGTCTTCCTACCAGAGCGGAGCATTTGAGTACCTGCCGAAGCCTTTTGATATTGATGAAGCGGTAGCGCTGGTCAAGCGCGGTCAGGAACATCGCCAGCAACAACTGGCTGAGGCAGAGGTTCCGGAGGCCTCCCTGCAACAGGAGGAGTCTACGGAGATCATCGGTGAAGCCCCTGCCATGCAGGAAGTGTTTCGTGCCATTGGCCGCCTGTCGCACTCCAACATCACCGTATTGATTAATGGTGAATCCGGCACCGGTAAAGAGCTGGTGGCCAGGGCACTGCATCGCCACAGCCCCCGGGCGGACCGATCTTTTATTGCCTTGAATATGGCAGCGATTCCCCGGGACCTGATTGAGTCTGAACTCTTTGGTCACGAAAAAGGTGCATTTACCGGTGCCGGAGGCATGCGTCGTGGTCGTTTTGAACAGGCCGGTGGTGGTACCCTGTTTCTGGATGAAATTGGCGATATGCCCGCCGATACCCAGACCCGCTTACTGCGGGTGTTGGCCGATGGCGAATTTTACCGTGTGGGTGGGCACACGCCGGTTAAAGCCGATGTGCGAATTATTGCAGCGACCCATCAGAACCTTGAAAAACTGGTGGCAGAAGGCAAGTTCCGTGAGGACCTTTTTCACCGACTGAATGTTATCCGGGTACATCTGCCCAAGCTTAAGGATCGTCGTGAAGATATTCCACGACTGGCGCGTTTCTTTCTGGACAAGGCAGGCAAAGAGCTTGAAGTGGAAGCGAAAATCCTGCACCCGGAAACGGCCGGTTACATCAGCACTCTGGACTGGCCCGGTAACGTCCGGCAGTTGGAAAACACCTGTCGCTGGTTAACTGTGATGGCCTCTGGCCGTGAAGTGCTGCTCTCTGACCTGCCCCCAGAGTTGATGAATAAGGGAGACAGTGACCTGGGTTCGGTAACCGGCTATGGCAGCTGGCAGCAACTGTTCCGCCAATGGTGTGATCGTGAACTGGCAGCGGGGCAGGTCGGCATCCTTGATCAGGCGGTGCCCGCCTTTGAAACCATTGTTATTGAATCAGCACTGGCCCATACCGGAGGCCGTAAAAAAGATGCGGCAGAATTACTGGGATGGGGTCGGAATACGCTTACCCGGAAGATCAAGGAGCTGAACCTGGAGCCCTCCGGGCCTCTGGAAGAACCCTCAACGCCTGTAGAAGAAGAGCTGGTTGGTTAA